Genomic window (Rhodothermales bacterium):
AGCATGGTGATGGAGATGGCAAACTGGAACACCACCAAGCCGGACCGAAGCAGCGCTCCACGGCGTCCCCCGGTCACCATGCCCTTCAGGACGGCGGCCGGTTGGTAGGAGGACAACACGGCTGCCGGCCAGGCACCCGCCAGAAGCCCGGTAACGAGAACGGCGCCCAGCATGACCAGCCCGATCCAGGGCTCCAGCGCCAATTGGACGTCCGCCATGCGGTTGAAGGCGGGAATCAGCGCCACCACCAGTACGGAGGCCACCACCATGGCAAAAATCGAGGTCACCAGGGATTCTCCCAGGAACTGCCGGACCAGCTGTCCCCGCTCGGATCCCAATACCTTGCGCAAACCGACTTCCCGGGCACGACCAGCGGCCCGGGCCGTACCGAGATTGACGAAATTGATGCATGCAATGAGCAGGATGAACCCGGCGATGACGCCCAGAAGCCATACGTATCGGAGATCCCCGGCCCGCCCCATCTGGTCTTCGGCCTGACTCTGGAGATACAGTTCCGGCATGGACTGGAGGACCCAGTCATACTTGAATCCAGCCTCCCGTGCATCGTCCATGGTTACCCCCATCATGCGCTCCACATCCTGCCCGACAAATCGGTCCACGGACATGCGTACGGTTTCGCCGAATGCCACCGGGTCCACCCCGGGGCGCAACTTCAGATAGGTGTAGAAGGAGTTGTTCAGCCACTCGGGATCGTTGTGACGGGAGGAAGACAGGAACGATGCCACGAAATCCGGTCGCAGGTGGGCGTTGTGGCGTGGAACCCTGAAAACGCCGGTAATCTCATACGTGGCGTTGCCATCCACGGTGACCACCTTGCCGATCGGGTCCTCATTCCCGAAGTACGTGGCCGCCTTCGTTTCCGACAGGACGAGGGTATTCGGGCGGTTCAAGGCCGTCGCCGGGTCGCCTTTCACGAGGGGTAGCGCAAAGAAATCGAACAGCGTTGAATCGGCCAGGAAAAATCCCGACTCGTTGTATCGGTTGTCCCCGTACGTGACCAGGGTCGGACCCCAGTTGTCCAGCCGCACGGCCGACTCGAGTTCGGGAAACGCATCCAGGAAGGCACCGGCCATGACGGCCGGTGAGCTGGCCGTCAGCACCTTCTGTTCGCCGAGTTCCGCATCCAGTTGGACCTGGAAGATCCGGTCACCGTCCGGGTGGTGTGCATCGAACGCGAATTCGTTCACCACGAACAACGTGATCATGATGAACGCGGCCAGCCCGACGCCCAGACCGAAGACATTGATGAAGGTGTAGGCCTTCTGGCGGGCCATGGAGCGAAGCGTGACGGTCAGATAGTTCCGAAGCATGACAGTACGGTCGTGTGAATGAACACAACACGTGTGTACCTGCGCATTTGTTACGCTCGTCGGATGGCCAACCATAAGGCCAATGGGACTTCCGCAGCAACGGCAAAGACCATGACCGCACCCACCCACACGGCTTCGGCGGATGGATACAGGACCATTCCGAACGTTTCCATCAAGTAGGCGACGCCGGCCAGCCCTGTCAGAACGGCCAACAGCCGAGGGAAGAAGTGCATGCGTGCCATCAGGATTCCCGTCAGGATGAGGCTGACACCAAAGAAGGCACCGGCAATCAAGTACCCCATGCTGTGCAGGTCCATGAATTGCAGGGCCAGATCCGGAGCAGACCCCGGAACAAGTTCCGGATGTTGAAGCACCTCGAGTGCCATGTAGTGATTCAACAGATTGAGGCTGCCGATGGCCGGATGGGCAATCAACCGGAACGTCGCCGCAGCGGTCGCCAGCGTTCGACCCGCCGGACGCAGGACGTACCACAGCAGGACCGCGACCAAGGCATCGGCCATGAAGGCCAGCAGATCCGATGCCAAACCGAACTTGAACAGGAACGCATGTTCCAGGATGTTCGCCGCAGTTTCGGCGGCATTTCCATCCACGACAAGGCGTTCGCGGACACCGCCCTGTGCGAATCCGGCAGCGATGATGACGACGATATAGGCCAGGCCGGCCCAACGGGCGTGGTTTGATCGACCGGACGAAGCGGGCGCAAGGGACGGGGTCGGTTTCATTGGGCCTCCATGGTAATGATGACGTTTCCGGTTTTCCGGCCGGTGTCCACATGGGCATGCGCCTCGGCGATGGCCGACAGCGGCATGGTCCGGTCAATCACGGGCCGGAGGGCCCCGGCGGTCACAGCGTCCCGGACGAACATCAAATCGGTTCGACGGTCTTCACGGTCACGAAGTCCGGTGAAGGAGATCCGTGCGCGCCGACCCCTCGAGAATCGGGTGCGCAGCATGTCCAGGACAATCCGTCCGCCCAGGACCGTCGTCATGTACAGTCCGGTAGGCGCAAGCGATCCCACCGCCTCGCTGAACCGGCTTGCACCAACCGTGTCGAAAATGACATCCCACGTTTGACCTGATTGCGTCCAGTCGTCCTTCTTGTAGTCGATGACCGCATGGGCGCCGAGATCGCTGACCATATCCACGTTGCCGGTGCTGGTCACACCGGTCACATGCGCCCCGAGATGCCGAGCCAGTTGAACGGCTGCTGACCCGACGGCTCCCGAGGCCCCGATGATCAGGATCCGCTGACCGGCTTTCAAACCCGCCGTCTCCCGCAGGAAGGCGAGTGCGGTCAATTCGCCTCCGGTCAGGGCAGCACCCTCCTCGAAGGACAGGGACGGCGGCAGCAGCAGCACCGGTCCGGTCCAGGGTACGACCACATATTCGGCGTGAGCCCCGAAGACGGGTCCCGTTTCACCGAATACGGCGTCCCCGGGTTCGAATCCGACGACTTCGCTTCCGATGGCTGCCACCGTGCCAGCGAATTGCGTACCCAATACCGGTTTCCCGGGCCGGACGAATCCCGTGGCGGATCGGGCAATGAAGGGATCGCCCTTCCGGAATGTTGCGTCTTCCGACGCGAGCGCCGTGGCATGAACGCGGATGAGCAATTCACCCGGGCCAGGCTCCGGTGCAGGAATATCGGCTACCCGAACGACGTCGGGTCCGCCATACGTGGTGTAGACAGCAGCTTTCATGGGGGTGATGCGGTGTGGGTGTTCCTCTAATTCCAGAGAACTTACGGTGTAAGTCTTGAATGGTTGCACACTCGGACTTACGTTGTAAGTAACGTTTTCATCAACACCCCATGTACCCACCATCCGACGCCGGGCAGACACCCCTGACCCGGAAGATCATCATCCAGCACGCCGTCTCCCTGGCCGACGCGGAAGGACTGGACGCGCTTTCCATGCGCAAACTCGCCTCACGATGCGGCGTCGAGGCCATGTCCCTGTACAATCACGTGGACAACAAGGATGATGTCCTGAACGGGATGGTCGAGTCCATCATCCAGAAGGTCCACGTCCCCCGGGCCGACGCCGATTGGCGCCAGGAAATGCGCACACGGGCCCTGTCGGCGCATGCCCTTTTCCTGCAACACCCCTGGGCTTCCATGCTGATCGTATCCCGCGTCAACGCCGGTCCGAACATGTTCAAGTGGGTGGACGCCACCATCGGGTGCCTCCGAGCCGCCGGTTTCTCATGGGCCGCGGCCGATGCCGCGTGGAACGCCCTGGACAGCTTCATCCACGGATTCACACTACAGCGGCTGAACTTCCCGTTCAAGGAAGGAGAGTACGCACAGGCTGCGGCCGCGTGGCTGCCGTCCATCCCGCAGGACACCTTGCCCCATCTCCACGGAATGGCCCGGGAGGTGGCGGAAGAACGTCACAGCGGTATTCCGGACTTCACATTCGGGCTCGACATCCTGTTGGATGGCCTGGAGCGGGTGCTCATCGAAAACCAGGGCTTCCCTTTGACAGGACCTACTCCCTCGTGATGGCGGACACCGGATTGATGCGCGTGGCGCGCAGGGCGTGGACACCGACCGTCAACAGCGCAAATGTCAGCGCCACGATACCGGCCATCAGGATGGGCCACACAGTCAGGTCAATGCGATAAGCGAATCCGTTCAACCACCGCGCCAGCGCCAACCAGGCCACCGGCGCAGCCAGCGCGAAGGCCACGCCCAGCAGGACTACGAATTCGGCCGATACGAGGCGCACGATGTCTGCGAGCCCGGCACCCAGCACCTTACGGACGCCGATTTCGGGTGTCCGTCGATTCACCGCGTATGCCGACAGGCCGAACAGTCCCAGGCAAGCCACGAAAATCGCAAGGCCGGAGAACCAGGAAATGACGGCTCGCATGCGGGCCTCCTGACGGTACAGGGCGGCAACCCGATCGTCCAGGAATGTATAGTCGAACAGCTCGCCCGGAAGCAGTTGGTCAAACACGTCCCGGACTCCCTCCAGGGCCGTCCTTGCGTCGGACCCGGCAAACCGGACCAGCATCATGCCACCCCCGTCCGGCCGGAGCGGGATGACCAACGGCTCCACGGTCTGCCGGAACGATGAAATGTTGAAATCCCGAACGACACCCACGACCGGCCCCCGGTATTGATTGCCCCAGACCACCACGCTCCCCACGCGCTCCCCGGGTGCGAGCCCGAATTGTCGGGCGGCGGTCTCGTTGATGACCCACGCCATCGTATCGGTGGGCTGGGTGCGGGAAAATCCACGACCCTCCAACAATTCCAGGCCAAGCGCATCAACAATATCATGGTC
Coding sequences:
- a CDS encoding FtsX-like permease family protein, which codes for MLRNYLTVTLRSMARQKAYTFINVFGLGVGLAAFIMITLFVVNEFAFDAHHPDGDRIFQVQLDAELGEQKVLTASSPAVMAGAFLDAFPELESAVRLDNWGPTLVTYGDNRYNESGFFLADSTLFDFFALPLVKGDPATALNRPNTLVLSETKAATYFGNEDPIGKVVTVDGNATYEITGVFRVPRHNAHLRPDFVASFLSSSRHNDPEWLNNSFYTYLKLRPGVDPVAFGETVRMSVDRFVGQDVERMMGVTMDDAREAGFKYDWVLQSMPELYLQSQAEDQMGRAGDLRYVWLLGVIAGFILLIACINFVNLGTARAAGRAREVGLRKVLGSERGQLVRQFLGESLVTSIFAMVVASVLVVALIPAFNRMADVQLALEPWIGLVMLGAVLVTGLLAGAWPAAVLSSYQPAAVLKGMVTGGRRGALLRSGLVVFQFAISITMLVSTFVVYRQLAFMSEQNLGFNPEQLVVVPVHSQQARQQFEAFRGDLLANPAIRNAAMADILPGQDRIHNTTVFRSENMPQGEFFVAQTGSVSHSYIATMGLEIVAGRSFEEGREADATAWVVNEAAVRRMGWTPEDAIGKRLYRPGAGPDGGDAVGEIIGVVRDVHMESLHKPIMPAVFRTAGYARYMPIRIDSERVSETLAALEERYASFESEYPFAYWFVDEDFRAAYEQEQRLGFIYTTFSILAVVIACLGLFGLASYVTVLRYKEIGIRKVLGASVVSVVRLLSRQFTALVLVACIVSFPISWFMMDRWLSGFAYATSMPWWLFGVAGLMALGIAWLTVAGQSVKAALLDPVKAIQRS
- a CDS encoding DUF4386 domain-containing protein, which translates into the protein MKPTPSLAPASSGRSNHARWAGLAYIVVIIAAGFAQGGVRERLVVDGNAAETAANILEHAFLFKFGLASDLLAFMADALVAVLLWYVLRPAGRTLATAAATFRLIAHPAIGSLNLLNHYMALEVLQHPELVPGSAPDLALQFMDLHSMGYLIAGAFFGVSLILTGILMARMHFFPRLLAVLTGLAGVAYLMETFGMVLYPSAEAVWVGAVMVFAVAAEVPLALWLAIRRA
- a CDS encoding NAD(P)-dependent alcohol dehydrogenase, translated to MKAAVYTTYGGPDVVRVADIPAPEPGPGELLIRVHATALASEDATFRKGDPFIARSATGFVRPGKPVLGTQFAGTVAAIGSEVVGFEPGDAVFGETGPVFGAHAEYVVVPWTGPVLLLPPSLSFEEGAALTGGELTALAFLRETAGLKAGQRILIIGASGAVGSAAVQLARHLGAHVTGVTSTGNVDMVSDLGAHAVIDYKKDDWTQSGQTWDVIFDTVGASRFSEAVGSLAPTGLYMTTVLGGRIVLDMLRTRFSRGRRARISFTGLRDREDRRTDLMFVRDAVTAGALRPVIDRTMPLSAIAEAHAHVDTGRKTGNVIITMEAQ
- a CDS encoding TetR/AcrR family transcriptional regulator C-terminal domain-containing protein translates to MYPPSDAGQTPLTRKIIIQHAVSLADAEGLDALSMRKLASRCGVEAMSLYNHVDNKDDVLNGMVESIIQKVHVPRADADWRQEMRTRALSAHALFLQHPWASMLIVSRVNAGPNMFKWVDATIGCLRAAGFSWAAADAAWNALDSFIHGFTLQRLNFPFKEGEYAQAAAAWLPSIPQDTLPHLHGMAREVAEERHSGIPDFTFGLDILLDGLERVLIENQGFPLTGPTPS